In a genomic window of Ipomoea triloba cultivar NCNSP0323 chromosome 3, ASM357664v1:
- the LOC116012753 gene encoding SAL1 phosphatase-like isoform X1: MSAVLGASSSGCGCINRVAVFNLRPRLSTATFNPFLARRFGVRALSSMSYHAELDAAKKAASLAARLCQKVQRALLQADVQSKSDKSPVTVADYGSQAVVSFILQKELPSNSFSLVAEEDSEDLRKEESQETIQRITKLVNETLASNELGITSPLSQEDVLAAIDSGRSNGGPSGRHWVLDPIDGTKGFLRGDQYAIALGLLDEGKVVLGVLACPNLPLASVAYHDHQENSGCLFFAQVGAGTYMQSLDGSSPKKVHVTDIENPEEASFFESVEAAHSMHDLASLIAKKLGVKAPPVRIDSQAKYGALSRGDGAIYLRFPHKGYREKIWDHAAGYLVVSEAGGIATDAAGNPLDFSKGRYLDLDTGIIVTNQKLMPALLKAVGDSLAEKASSL, from the exons ATGTCAGCTGTATTGGGGGCTTCCTCCTCCGGATGTGGCTGTATAAATAGAGTTGCCGTTTTCAATCTCAGGCCCCGACTTAGCACTGCAACTTTCAATCCCTTTCTTGCTCGAAGATTTGGAGTGCGAGCTCTTTCTTCAATGTCGTACCATGCAGAACTCGACGCCGCCAAAAAGGCCGCCTCTCTCGCTGCTCGCCTCTGCCAG AAAGTTCAGAGGGCACTTTTGCAAGCCGATGTGCAGTCAAAGTCAGATAAGAGTCCTGTCACTGTGGCTGATTATG GTTCACAGGCTGTGGTCAGCTTTATTCTGCAGAAGGAGTTGCCTTCTAATTCGTTTTCATTAGTGGCAGAAGAG GACTCAGAAGACCTCCGTAAAGAAGAGTCACAAGAAACAATTCAACGCATCACAAAACTTGTGAATGAAACTCTTGCTAGCAATGAATTAGGCATTACTTCTCCCTTGTCTCAAGAAGACGTGCTTGCTGCAATTGACAGTGGTAGATCTAATGGGGGTCCTTCTGGTCGCCATTGGGTATTGGATCCTATTGATGGGACCAAAgg GTTTCTAAGAGGTGACCAATATGCCATTGCATTGGGATTGTTAGATGAAGGGAAGGTAGTTTTGGGTGTCCTAGCCTGCCCCAATCTTCCATTAGCTTCTGTTGCATACCATGATCATCAAGAGAACAGTGGCTGTCTATTTTTTGCTCAAGTTGGAGCTGGAACCTACATGCAAAGTCTAGATGGCTCTTCCCCCAAAAAG GTGCATGTTACAGATATTGAAAACCCTGAAGAGGCATCATTTTTTGAATCTGTTGAAGCGGCACATTCGATGCATGACTTAGCTAGCTTGATAGCAAAG AAACTAGGTGTGAAAGCACCACCTGTTCGAATAGATAGTCAGGCTAAGTATGGTGCGTTGTCCCGAGGAGACGGAGCTATATATTTGCGCTTTCCTCATAAAGGATACCGTGAGAAGATATGGGATCATGCAGCTGGATATCTTGttgtttcag AAGCTGGAGGTATTGCGACAGATGCTGCAGGAAACCCATTGGACTTCTCCAAAGGAAGGTACCTGGACTTGGACACTGGCATCATTGTTACCAACCAGAAGTTGATGCCTGCTCTGTTGAAGGCAGTTGGTGATTCTTTAGCTGAAAAAGCTTCTTCGCTGTga
- the LOC116012753 gene encoding SAL1 phosphatase-like isoform X2: MQNSTPPKRPPLSLLASARKFRGHFCKPMCSQSQIRVLSLWLIMDSEDLRKEESQETIQRITKLVNETLASNELGITSPLSQEDVLAAIDSGRSNGGPSGRHWVLDPIDGTKGFLRGDQYAIALGLLDEGKVVLGVLACPNLPLASVAYHDHQENSGCLFFAQVGAGTYMQSLDGSSPKKVHVTDIENPEEASFFESVEAAHSMHDLASLIAKKLGVKAPPVRIDSQAKYGALSRGDGAIYLRFPHKGYREKIWDHAAGYLVVSEAGGIATDAAGNPLDFSKGRYLDLDTGIIVTNQKLMPALLKAVGDSLAEKASSL, encoded by the exons ATGCAGAACTCGACGCCGCCAAAAAGGCCGCCTCTCTCGCTGCTCGCCTCTGCCAG AAAGTTCAGAGGGCACTTTTGCAAGCCGATGTGCAGTCAAAGTCAGATAAGAGTCCTGTCACTGTGGCTGATTATG GACTCAGAAGACCTCCGTAAAGAAGAGTCACAAGAAACAATTCAACGCATCACAAAACTTGTGAATGAAACTCTTGCTAGCAATGAATTAGGCATTACTTCTCCCTTGTCTCAAGAAGACGTGCTTGCTGCAATTGACAGTGGTAGATCTAATGGGGGTCCTTCTGGTCGCCATTGGGTATTGGATCCTATTGATGGGACCAAAgg GTTTCTAAGAGGTGACCAATATGCCATTGCATTGGGATTGTTAGATGAAGGGAAGGTAGTTTTGGGTGTCCTAGCCTGCCCCAATCTTCCATTAGCTTCTGTTGCATACCATGATCATCAAGAGAACAGTGGCTGTCTATTTTTTGCTCAAGTTGGAGCTGGAACCTACATGCAAAGTCTAGATGGCTCTTCCCCCAAAAAG GTGCATGTTACAGATATTGAAAACCCTGAAGAGGCATCATTTTTTGAATCTGTTGAAGCGGCACATTCGATGCATGACTTAGCTAGCTTGATAGCAAAG AAACTAGGTGTGAAAGCACCACCTGTTCGAATAGATAGTCAGGCTAAGTATGGTGCGTTGTCCCGAGGAGACGGAGCTATATATTTGCGCTTTCCTCATAAAGGATACCGTGAGAAGATATGGGATCATGCAGCTGGATATCTTGttgtttcag AAGCTGGAGGTATTGCGACAGATGCTGCAGGAAACCCATTGGACTTCTCCAAAGGAAGGTACCTGGACTTGGACACTGGCATCATTGTTACCAACCAGAAGTTGATGCCTGCTCTGTTGAAGGCAGTTGGTGATTCTTTAGCTGAAAAAGCTTCTTCGCTGTga